A region from the Antennarius striatus isolate MH-2024 chromosome 22, ASM4005453v1, whole genome shotgun sequence genome encodes:
- the LOC137589566 gene encoding ubl carboxyl-terminal hydrolase 18-like, whose protein sequence is MAARCWIRTSFPWRDRFVCTGIRGLTNYCLSCCVNTLLQAFSATGELADLLNKWETSGLRLERHSVPLQLKKVLAAMETDLPQPAPHHDFLHCLDGNLIRLHVQHDADEVFLSILNFIQQQMDDKTLALEIQDLYKISVETQLQCLSCNSIQTQTSYLLNLPLHIKESRNSLEGCMTSFFEHQVLRDRNCCFCPKCEAKTPSKQGVKLLSLPQILCLNLKRFRNSYGGTRKLDCMVTFPETFDFSETVKEAFSSDFAQNDCMYTLYAVIVHSGYAMCGHYTAYVRHKTSQCWYYADDSHVSKTSWEEVKKTYGGYYGETAYMLMYRRCSKEEEKQQPVFSG, encoded by the exons ATGGCTGCGCGCTGCTGGATCCGAACCAGCTTCCCGTGGAGGGATCGATTTG TGTGCACAGGAATTAGAGGCCTCACCAACTACTGTCTGTCCTGCTGCGTGAACACTTTACTGCAGGCCTTCTCAGCTACTGGGGAGCTGGCTGACCTGCTAAACAA GTGGGAAACATCTGGTTTGAGGCTGGAGCGTCACAGCGTTCCACTGCAGCTGAAGAAAGTTCTAGCGGCCATGGAGACAGACCTTCCTCAGCCTGCTCCCCATCACGACTTCCTCCATTGTCTGGACGGAAACTTAATTCGAC TTCATGTCCAGCACGATGCTGATGAGGTGTTCCTCTCCATCCTGAACTTCATTCAGCAGCAGATGGATGACAAAACTCTG GCTCTTGAAATCCAGGATCTGTACAAGATTTCTGTTGAGACACAACTGCAGTGTTTGTCCTGTAACTCCATCCAGACTCAGACCAGCTACCTTCTCAACTTGCCACTACACATAAAAGAAAGTCGCAATTCCCTG GAAGGCTGCATGACCTCCTTCTTTGAGCATCAAGTGTTACGTGACAGAAACTGTTGCTTTTGTCCAAAATGTGAGGCGAAAACTCCCTCCAAACAG GGGGTCAAACTTCTCTCCCTGCCTCAAATCTTGTGCCTGAACCTGAAAAGGTTTAGAAATAGCTATGGCGGAACCCGGAAACTTGACTGCATGGTTACCTTTCCGGAAACATTTGACTTCTCAGAAACAGTCAAAGAAGCATTCTCTTCAGACTTTGCCCAG AATGACTGCATGTACACTTTGTATGCAGTGATAGTGCACTCTGGTTACGCAATGTGTGGGCATTATACTGCTTATGTTCGCCACAAGACGAGTCAGTGCTGGTACTATGCAGATGACAGCCACGTGAGCAAG ACCTCCTGGGAAGAAGTGAAGAAAACATATGGAGGATATTATGG AGAAACAGCATACATGTTAATGTACAGAAGATGCtcaaaagaggaggagaaacaacaACCGGTGTTTTCTGGCTGA
- the llph gene encoding protein LLP homolog: protein MAKSLRSKWKRKMRAEKRKKNAPKELARLKQALSRDKKADTVMGDMEEIVTVVTADKIKKQTEVDMVEVESEDVTEGKMDMDSKRNKKSMLDDNGQYPVWMNQRQAKKLKSKRMAKKTGQAKKKKGIAW from the exons ATGGCAAAAAGCCTCCGGAGCAAATGGAAGAGGAAGATGCGTGccgagaagaggaagaaaaacgcCCCCAAGGAGCTGGCTCGTCTGAAACAAGCGCTGAGTCGAGATAAGAAAGCAGACACTGTCATGGGTGATATGGAGGAGATCGTCACCGTGGTGACAGCGGACAAGATCAAGAAGCAGACAGAAGTAGATATGGTGGAGGTAGAGAGTGAAG ATGTTACAGAGGGGAAGATGGACATGGACTCAAAACGCAACAAGAAATCTATGTTGGATGACAACGGTCAGTACCCTGTGTGGATGAATCAGCGGCAGGCCAAGAAACTGAAAAGCAAACGAATGGCAAAGAAAACTGGCCaggccaagaagaagaaggggatCGCCTGGTAA
- the pex26 gene encoding peroxisome assembly protein 26, which yields MNDYSTNMVPVGDLDSVCSRQQEMSCLLETAAEQMMVHKDFEAVFDTCERGLESLSNMEQEECRCGEMKAGFCILGIQALAELNQWHDVLSWVVQQYEHQEKIPPKIMQMCILLYSKVGEPALMQEAARRWLHCASNSTMTGFGTVAELYLLLVLIPLGHRDEARELIVGEVGRGAFTEDQRKTALDVVEEKEQETAEPTPKATLSPDSQSTIHVSTLGAVIHKLEAVLKCFYRKLLLTSSGSFSLQKGFLAAVLLYLLFLRFDPALPSAFIWISKLLQLLKTMWSTMFAPYYQALTHNKGL from the exons ATGAACGACTATTCAACTAACATGGTTCCTGTTGGCGATTTAGACTCAGTTTGCAGCCGTCAGCAGGAGATGTCCTGCTTGTTGGAAACTGCTGCAGAACAAATGATGGTCCACAAAGACTTCGAGGCAGTCTTTGATACCTGTGAAAGAGGCCTGGAGAGTCTCTCCAATATGGAGCAGGAGGAGTGCAG ATGTGGTGAGATGAAGGCTGGGTTCTGTATTTTAGGGATACAAGCTTTGGCTGAGTTGAATCAGTGGCATGATGTCCTCTCCTGGGTCGTGCAGCAGTatgaacaccaggagaaaataCCACCTAAAATAATGCAAATGTG CATACTTCTTTACTCTAAAGTGGGAGAACCAGCATTGATGCAGGAAGCTGCCAGACGTTGGTTACACTGTGCATCCAACAGCACAATGACGGGATTTGGGACGGTGGCGGAGCTGTACCTGCTGCTTGTCCTTATTCCTCTTGGACACAGAGATGAGGCTCGAGAGCTGATTGTTGGAGAGGTTGGAAGAGGAGCATTCACAGAAGACCAGAGGAAGACAGCATTGGATGTTGTGGAAGAAAAAGAGCAAGAGACTGCAGAACCAACTCCAAAAGCCACACTCAGTCCAGATTCTCAATCTACCATACACGTCTCAACTCTAG GAGCTGTAATTCATAAGCTTGAAGCTGTTCTCAAGTGTTTCTACAGAAAGCTGTTGTTGACCAGCTCTGGCTCATTCTCACTGCAGAAAGGCTTTCTGGCTGCTGTCCTTCTCTACCTGCTTTTTTTACGATTCGATCCAG CACTTCCGTCCGCATTCATATGGATTTCCAAACTTCTTCAGCTACTCAAAACAATGTGGAGCACCATGTTTGCACCGTACTATCAGGCTCTCACTCACAACAAAGGACTGTAG
- the hcls1 gene encoding src substrate protein p85-like: MWKSTVGHNVQMKVSADGDDWETDPDFENDVSEQEQRWGAKTVEGSGRKEYIDVTELINKVTVEHKQVTMKDYTPKASYGYGGKFGVEKDRVDKVALGHDYVAQVEQHSSQKDASKGFGGKFGVQRDRVDKSAVGFDYKEDMKQHASQKDYSKGFGGKYGVEKEKVDKVAVGYDYKGDTEKHQSQTDYSKGFGGTYGVEREKVDKVALGYDYKGETEKHQSQKDYSAGFGGRYGVQTDRMDKCAVGFSDMDSPSSAYEKTQPFETSSEGAGNLKARFENMAKAADEENRKKTEEEKVRRQVREKREREVAKLRQEEESRREKETPLPVPDVTPEHPTQPTEFHKHIEEIPEPEPEPEENSMYEEPPALPPRCDDFLELDDPQLPERQLNLDDEEVEGDYEELAELSPPSPADHDYEDVTCDQRAVAIYDFEGEADDEISFNPEDIITNIEMVDEGWWKGQCHGRIGLFPAAYVQLLK, from the exons ATGTGGAAGTCAACTGTAGGCCACAATGTCCAGATGAAGGTTTCTGCAGACGGGGACGACTGGGAGACAGATCCTGACTTTGAG AACGATGTGTCAGAGCAGGAGCAGAGGTGGGGAGCGAAGACGGTCGAAGGCTCAGGACGTAAAGAATACATTGA TGTAACTGAGCTCATAAACAAGGTCACTGTGGAGCACAAACAAGTCACGATGAAGGATTACACCCCCAAAGCATCTTACGGGTACGGAGGGAAGTTCGGAGTGGAGAAGGATCGAGTGGACAAG GTGGCTTTGGGGCATGACTATGTGGCCCAAGTCGAGCAGCACTCGTCCCAGAAAGATGCATCAAAAGGATTTGGTGGGAAATTTGGTGTTCAGAGAGACCGTGTTGACAAG TCTGCGGTGGGCTTTGACTACAAGGAAGATATGAAGCAACATGCGTCACAGAAAG ATTACTCAAAGGGATTTGGTGGAAAGTATGGCGTAGAGAAGGAGAAGGTGGACAAAGTTGCTGTGGGCTACGACTATAAAGGAGACACAGAGAAGCACCAGTCACAGACAG ATTATTCAAAGGGCTTTGGAGGGACGTATGGTGTTGAGAGGGAGAAGGTGGATAAAGTTGCTTTGGGCTACGATTATAAGGGTGAGACTGAGAAACATCAGTCACAGAAAG ATTATTCAGCAGGTTTCGGAGGCCGTTATGGAGTTCAGACAGACCGTATGGACAAG TGTGCAGTGGGCTTCTCAGATATGGATTCTCCCAGCTCTGCTTATGAAAAGACACAACCATTCGAGACCT CAAGTGAAGGTGCAGGAAACCTGAAGGCACGATTTGAGAACATGGCAAAGGCTGCAGATGAAgagaacaggaagaaaacagaagaggagAAAGTGAGGAGACAAgtaagagagaagagagaacgAGAGGTCGCCAAACTCAGACAAGAG gaggagagcaggagagagaaGGAAACCCCTCTTCCTGTTCCAGATGTGACTCCAGAACACCCCACGCAGCCAACAGAATTCCACAAACATATCGAAGAAATACCTGAGCCCGAACCAGAGCCAGAG GAGAACTCAATGTATGAAGAGCCTCCAGCTTTACCTCCTCGCTGTGATGATTTCCTTGAACTTGATGATCCCCAACTACCTGAACGGCAACTAAATTTggatgatgaggaggtggaAGGAGACTACGAGGAACTCGCTGAActgtctcctccttcaccagctG ATCACGATTATGAAGACGTGACGTGTGACCAGAGGGCAGTAGCAATATATGACTTTGAAGGAG AGGCTGATGATGAAATCTCCTTCAATCCAGAGGACATTATAACCAACATAGAGATGGTTGATGAGGGCTGGTGGAAGGGACAGTGTCACGGGCGAATTGGTCTTTTCCCAGCAGCTTATGTTCAGCTTCTCAAGTGA